ATTTATTGCACACTAattctatgtataaataaaaatagtgtacAAAGGAGGTCTCATTGCTTTCGGCAATCTCTCCCAGGCAACCTTTAATGAAAGAATTTatgaacaaataaacaaatttgtgAACTATACTTATGAGAACCATCACCAAAACGCATTTCTGATAAAAATGGTGTCAACTCAACTGAATAAAATGGGATATTTTGATTAGTATTGTCGTTTATCTTAAATGGCTTAAGAATTGTCATGGAATGAtaccaaatatttgtttagtgttagagattttatatttctattggaTTATTAATTAGCCTAGTGGTCTCTGCTATGAATCCTGACCGTTTGTAAGTTTAAGGCTAGCACCGCTGAATTGTGCTTATTTGTGGTCATCAATCATCTCATAAGGAAAAACATCGTCAGCAAAGATGCAATTTGCAGATAGCTTGCATTTTTTTGGAATAGTCCAATTAAAGTTGGTAGATTCgaatgtggcagattttcatacgGCACGTATTTGTTGTCAATGAAatagcgtggtagaataagctccaaaacttctccgtAAAAGCAATGGACATGAGCCCAACAATTGGACATTTACTAAAGAGATTACTGTtacttcattttaattatataaaaaataatgaaattagtctttaattataataattgtactcattaaaatatttcataataataattgtctaaaaatacgttattatttaCAGATCTCACGGGCCAAGTACCTTTATCTGAACTGAACGGTGCTGACAAGAAACGAATAACGCCACCGCCATCCTACAAATCATTAACTCAAATGGACGAAGAATCAATTGAGGTTATAGTAACCGAAGATAAGAACACGCCTCTACTCACCAATTCAATATCATGCAAATCTTTACCGAGAGAAATTTACGATacatgacattattttaataataaataataataattagaaagtCAAAATAAGGCTAATACCAGTAACTTTGTATTTCTAGTGAGTAAAAATCGATGATGACGTGTATTGACTTATCTGAGTCTGTAAAttcttttatgatttaataaatgtcTAGATTTGGACGGAATAGTACTTATACAACGTAAATGGCAAACATATTCGGAAAGTTTTCAATATGGCTCATTTACGCCATATTCAAAGTCAGATGAACCTGCATGAATAATTCGACATAGTCACTCCCATttcgcatataaaaaaaaaaaacaaattcaaatgaaaCCCAAATTCTTTAATCAATCTTTGATAGATCAATATTAACGCAGGTTCACAAAGTACACACACCGCATAATTATAGAAACATTAAagccttaataaatttaatcacaaaATGTCAGTAGCGTTTATGTCATTCgagatatttattcaaattaacggcatttttatattttatgtctacATAAATATAGTTCAAGAAGATTTTAATTTCAGCTAAGTGAGTCGATTCTATGAAAATAAtgcaagtttttatatatacaaatttacctTGTGTTACCACTATACAAAATGCAAATTGTGACATTTTTTatggaattgaaataaaataattgatcttACGTTTACatcacattataaataattaccattGATTTAGTTACCAATCATACCTCACAGATAAAATAGAATTGTTGCTAAGTTTCATGTtttgaacattaatttattatctgtgtatgcTAAGGGGAAAACCTTGTATACATTATAGAATATTACAAATCGTATGCagtgtaatattttaagattaagtgTAATCGGTCCAGTtttctttaaaagaaaataaatggtACTTAACTACGATAAACTTGGTTTTATTtccatatttagttttaaaaattattttttcaagtatttGCCAGCGACGTGAAAGATGAACTCTCACTCCACTTGTCGATTCATTTAATTACACGTCAAATATGGAGATAATATAAGGTAAATAACGAACAATTTGTAGTTCGATTAGTATATCATCACTCTCCCAAAGTGGCATTTTGAAACAATGTCAATCTCATCAATATCAACGTCGATATAGCAAAGTAAGAACATATAGATTGATcgtgatttaaaaaatgattattccagtgtattttatttaatttctaatcaGCATTTTTCACAATGATAATACTTGAAATGGGAACAGAAACGCTCATAGTTTAAACTAATAAGAAGCtacttgttatataaaaaaataggaaaaacATTTTTCCAATCTTAGTAAAAAACCTacgattacaataattaaaaaaaaagttatcgtcTAATACTTCTAATCTTAGAAAGCGCAACTTTGTTTGTCAAACGATACACTGTATAGTTTAATAGAGGCCAGGTCTTCCCTAATCATAAATGCTTAGCACACCATgtcttataagtaatatatttcatacttttttgGGTGAAAAATTATACCtactatttattttaggtaGCGATGATAATACGTAATTTTTGATGAATCAAGTTGTAAGGTAAAGGaaacacatattttaatataaataatataaatatattcgatgatacattaattatacatcTTAGCACCATtaagttacaataataaatgcatGTTCTGACTATTCAGTTATGAGGATCATAATATCTCATTCTGTCGCACTTTGCGCAAGCCATCGTAAACATAACTTACAACACTAAATATCCTAGTCCAGTCGTTTTATATCCTATCCTTAGCGTTTTTTCATCCTGAAAACTACTTccttaaaactaataaaagtgaaaatactttttaataacccATAAATTTTAGTAAGGGGCTCGatgtgttttctttttttcttcgtatatttttatatatctgtgtatgtTAAAGTTTTGTTCTTTGCTTGTTATCTACTGTCTTACAACACTCTGGTGAACAAACATCGGTTTCGATGCTGATCTTAGTTTCTCGGAAACAACATGAGCAATTCTTGCACTGCGTTGCCATGCTAACTCACGTGTTCTTTCGTGGTTGCTGTCCACAcgaacctaaaaaaaaaaattatgtaaattgttacaataaacgttatttttctttttttttcaagccttttaaataaaatatttttaccacaATACTCTAGTTTACCTGTTTGGGTTGCAAGACTTTGATCGAATGTAAAGATGCAACTCCCTGGTTGTTAACTCGTAATGTAAGTTTTCCCATCATTTCTGCAGTCGTTGCTGTAGCTGATTTAAGTTCCTTTTTAGCACCACGTCCAacctgataataaaaaaaaatatattgttttacctTTTTACCGTTTTtcattcagaaatattttttcatattaatctCTTATACCTCTTTTTCCACACGTAATATTAGAGGGCCAACGGCGAAATTTCCCTTAACAGTTGTTAAATTAGACATTATGCTAACTGAAACATCACCGCTCCTCCTCAGGGATGAAAGTCCATACAACGTGCCTTTAGCTCTTGGTTTACTCTTTTCACTAgtcttagttttatttttgtttgttgttggTTTTTTAGTAGTAGTCTTTGTAGGTGGTTTCGGTTTCGGTTTAGTTGCCTTAGTGGGTTTTGGTTTTGCGGTGGTGGTTTTAGCTTTGGTACTTGCTTTCTCTTTGACTGCTCTCGATTcgcttttaaaatgttttccacCAAAATCATTAACGATCTCATCTTTTGCCATAATGTCttgatcgattttatttttttcctccAATCTATCATTTACATAGACTTTTAAGGTATTATTTCCGTTTTTCGTTTCAGTTAATCCTCCACGGGCAGAAGTTTTCTTCTTATTAGAAGTTTTCCTAAAAGAAAAACGTAAAACTCATTATAATTTCCAAAATTATATGAATCTAAATTTTGTGCGTTTTAGTATAGAATTTTGCTACTAATAAAAAGTTCAAGGAACAGTGTCGGAAATATGTCTTCTTAATAActtatttcttactttttattCGTCTTGGGTTTATTTTTCTGCGGCTTCGAGGTCTTCTTGTTTGCGTCGATCGGTTGCAGCTTGACATTGACAGGATCATAAGAGCGTCGCAATATTTCGTTCATTTTTTCGAGAATATTGTccacaaatttattatatttaactatgtaAATTGCAGGAACAGTTGCTTGTTTCTTTGCTGGCTCCTCGTTTAACGCACCTGTTTTGAATATCTTATTAGGTAACTCACTTTGATATAATACAGTCACATTTAATAGAAGTACTAAAAATTAACGGACTGAGCTACATCTTTGGTTACAatgatttttcatataattacgttcatattatattttctacatcGCTTCATTATTCTATCTAAAACTTACATCTCATAGAGATTTTACTCATAGCGACTTTTATCAACGAAAAAATTCAATTCcaagcctttttttattttaagtgcttagtatatatgaaaaactttttttttcattaaaaatcaaCACAATCTTTGCTGTTCAAATAATACTACACTTTCTATTGTTTCattcaatgataaaaatactCAGAAATAAAGTCGCCTCTAGTACTAAACTGATTCACTAAATTTACTCAATGgtttaatttctaatatttgaaaccaaaataaaaaaagttaattaattaatattgtaatgccaatttcattttcaatttaattgtttcctttgaaaaGAACACCTATTTTTAGAACGAGATAACGCTAATTAATTACTGACAGTCACGAAAAGACTAACTAGCAAAACTAAatagtacttttttaaatcCACTGcatctttacaaatatttactcgtCCGTTCATGTTATCACGCACCTCAATTAGTGTCTATAATCACGTATGCATTGGACTAATAATTCATACGGCAACATGTTTAATGTTATTCACATCGATGGGCACGCCAACAACTAACTGTTTCTCTATCTGCGAGCCCGGTTGAATTCTAATCGCCAATAACAATTAATAGGACCAGTCAACAGTGGATTTTCTATTTTCCACACGTAAAAGAAACTGCGTGCCGAGTCTCGGACATTCAAAGAAATCTAATTATGGAATACATATTAAAGTTACTGAAACTCATGACTCGTACAAACtttttagaatgttttttttttttcaaacgtaTAACTAACAAGTACGCTTTACATggctattttaaaaatgtctttcCCATGAAAGGGGACTTATATTGAACGCGCTATCAAGCTGCTTTAGGTATTGCTGGCAATAAACGAGTTTCATTTAGGTCGAATATGGCTCCTCACGACTCTCCCAGAATTTCTCGTCGGTAAACATTTGAGAATTTCTCTTTTACCAtctcattattttgttttcactcGACACGCAAAATTTTACGGCTATTTCGTCATTTAGTGAGAGTAAATATTCGGTTCAATTTACTTTCTACAGATAGCTTAACTGATTGTTAAGTTAGTCAAGGTCATTCCCTGAGAACTATCCGAGCAAGGTCAAAGAAAGTGTCAAGGTTGTAGAAGAAATCGGGTGAGTTCAACGAACTAGCTCCGGATGGGAAAGTACGCAGGCAGCAAACGCGCTCCTCATAGCCGACCCCTTAACATACATCGGGCTACAAGAAACTAGTTCCTCCTTGACAGTCTCGATGGCATACTACTCGTCCTTAAAATTTATGCGCAAGATTTCTAGATTGATATCGGGTGACACTCGCCACTATCTTTGAAGGAACTTTTAACATTCATTTGgatatataatttgaagataTTACTTAGACATTACAGGTGTGGGAAATAGGAGCAGGGATTTCTTTGTGCGTtatactacataaataaatcgGTCAAAAAGCTAGTTACTTATGTGTTACATTGAAGTCCTCTAtgcgatattaatatatagccaatatagaagaattataaaataatatatagtgatAAAAGTTAAGCAGTATACAAATAAcgaggatatattttttgttattcttgAGGAgggaaattttacataaatacatataggaTTTTGACTagtatacgtttatttttttttacaaataaaattaaattaatacaact
This region of Vanessa atalanta chromosome 8, ilVanAtal1.2, whole genome shotgun sequence genomic DNA includes:
- the LOC125065675 gene encoding nucleolin; translated protein: MRSLLFLAALCCLVLSTYGSPISRPDEVQEKEVGRQSAAAAAPAPAASSDDDDDDDDDDDDDDVDLDPLSEDDDDDDDDDDDDEEEDEADDDEDDDYLERFFDDILGGGDDDDDDDESTGVQSVVASADTVAAVPAPATPVEEVAAASEEVEASEAAEGAVDGDEPEAGQKEPASAEVESPVAASSEAAAAADSDDDEEEDDDITDALDPEDDDDDEDEEEDDDDDDDDDISDALGRKKQARALNEEPAKKQATVPAIYIVKYNKFVDNILEKMNEILRRSYDPVNVKLQPIDANKKTSKPQKNKPKTNKKKTSNKKKTSARGGLTETKNGNNTLKVYVNDRLEEKNKIDQDIMAKDEIVNDFGGKHFKSESRAVKEKASTKAKTTTAKPKPTKATKPKPKPPTKTTTKKPTTNKNKTKTSEKSKPRAKGTLYGLSSLRRSGDVSVSIMSNLTTVKGNFAVGPLILRVEKEVGRGAKKELKSATATTAEMMGKLTLRVNNQGVASLHSIKVLQPKQVRVDSNHERTRELAWQRSARIAHVVSEKLRSASKPMFVHQSVVRQ